A genomic stretch from Lysobacter ciconiae includes:
- the tssJ gene encoding type VI secretion system lipoprotein TssJ, producing the protein MQGSRRARWLLIFAACLAISGCASHGAGVKQAFGKTLQAVGLKQGEAQSAELPIRLYAGDNLNTGDDGRAAALVVRVYQLREAKRFNEAAFDVFLDERREHDVLGDDLVSVTEFLLTPGKRHEVLESLPDGGTHVGVVALFRAPAPTRWRFTFDTGQTSAEGITVGLHGCAMTTASAGLITKLSTPAHSLSSSRCGPLGR; encoded by the coding sequence GTGCAGGGGAGCCGCCGCGCGCGGTGGCTGTTGATTTTCGCCGCCTGTCTGGCGATCTCCGGATGCGCGAGCCATGGCGCTGGCGTCAAGCAGGCATTCGGCAAGACGCTGCAGGCGGTCGGCCTCAAGCAGGGCGAAGCGCAGTCCGCCGAGCTGCCCATCCGCCTGTATGCAGGCGACAACCTCAACACCGGCGACGATGGCCGGGCCGCCGCACTGGTCGTCCGCGTGTACCAGCTGCGCGAGGCAAAGCGCTTCAATGAAGCCGCCTTCGACGTGTTCCTGGACGAACGGCGCGAGCACGACGTGCTCGGCGATGACCTGGTATCGGTCACCGAATTTCTGCTCACGCCGGGCAAGCGGCACGAGGTGCTGGAATCACTGCCCGACGGCGGGACCCACGTTGGCGTCGTCGCGCTGTTCCGTGCGCCGGCGCCCACCCGCTGGCGCTTCACCTTCGACACCGGCCAGACCAGTGCCGAAGGCATTACCGTCGGCCTGCACGGCTGCGCGATGACCACCGCCTCCGCAGGACTCATCACGAAACTCTCGACACCCGCGCACAGCCTGTCGTCCAGCCGCTGTGGGCCGCTCGGAAGGTGA
- a CDS encoding tetratricopeptide repeat protein, translated as MQGSPCSVICRALAMAALIPVLGACSSMPAKPGGYAAVLENAESAARAGRVESALVGFDEAAQADPTNKQPWVRIAQLQFDAGNYGRAIVAAEEVLQRDPADQVADSVLTVSGLRIASQSLQRLQGSGALATETARIEAERLAATMRATMGETILDTGEPPAAKARSRAPSRRAGTPPPKPATPATPAEKPKSASDIANPFGGIGN; from the coding sequence ATGCAGGGTTCCCCGTGTTCGGTCATTTGTCGTGCGCTGGCCATGGCCGCGCTGATCCCGGTGCTGGGCGCGTGCAGCAGCATGCCAGCCAAGCCCGGCGGATACGCCGCGGTGCTGGAGAACGCCGAGTCCGCGGCCAGGGCCGGCCGTGTGGAATCCGCGCTGGTCGGTTTTGACGAGGCCGCTCAGGCCGATCCGACCAACAAGCAGCCGTGGGTCCGCATCGCGCAATTGCAGTTCGATGCCGGCAATTACGGCCGCGCCATCGTCGCCGCAGAGGAAGTCCTGCAGCGGGATCCGGCCGACCAGGTCGCCGACAGCGTCCTTACCGTGTCGGGCCTGCGCATCGCATCGCAGTCGTTGCAGCGGCTGCAGGGCAGTGGCGCGCTGGCCACCGAGACCGCCCGCATCGAAGCCGAGCGCCTAGCCGCGACCATGCGCGCGACCATGGGCGAGACCATCCTCGACACCGGCGAGCCGCCGGCCGCGAAGGCGCGCAGTCGTGCGCCGTCACGTCGGGCCGGCACGCCACCGCCCAAGCCGGCCACGCCAGCGACGCCTGCCGAAAAGCCCAAGAGCGCGTCGGATATCGCCAACCCCTTCGGTGGCATCGGCAACTGA
- a CDS encoding GNAT family N-acetyltransferase, translating into MPVIRTVSASDELRAAWPVVAQLRPEFDEARFIAQMQRQIANDGCRASVLYDEDGVPRAFAAWRVMEMLAVGRHVYVDDLITDANSRSRGYGKAMLDWLKAEARRLGCVRLQLDSGTQRQDAHAFYLRERLRIEALHFGIALD; encoded by the coding sequence ATGCCGGTCATCCGCACCGTCAGTGCCAGCGACGAGCTGCGCGCCGCGTGGCCGGTGGTCGCCCAGCTGCGTCCGGAGTTCGATGAGGCGCGCTTCATCGCCCAGATGCAGCGGCAGATCGCCAACGATGGCTGCCGCGCGAGCGTTCTGTATGACGAGGACGGCGTGCCGCGCGCGTTTGCCGCGTGGCGGGTGATGGAGATGCTCGCGGTCGGCAGGCACGTGTACGTGGATGACCTGATCACGGACGCCAACTCGCGCAGCCGCGGCTATGGCAAGGCGATGCTGGACTGGCTCAAGGCCGAGGCCAGGCGGCTGGGCTGCGTGCGCCTGCAGCTGGATTCGGGCACCCAGCGGCAAGACGCGCACGCGTTCTACCTGCGCGAGCGCCTGCGGATCGAGGCGCTGCATTTCGGCATCGCGCTGGATTAG
- the tssB gene encoding type VI secretion system contractile sheath small subunit, with protein MSKKESTQKRLQKVRPPRVQLTYDVEKGDAIEQKEIPFVVGVLGDFSGQPEAPLPKLKDRKFVNVDLDNFDEVISGMAPRAAFRVPNKLSDNGGEFAVELTFNSIDDFRPEAVVQQVEPLRKLLEARSKLADLRNKVAGNEKLEDLLNDVLANTEQLRQLGQNDPADEE; from the coding sequence ATGTCCAAGAAGGAAAGCACCCAGAAGCGCCTGCAGAAGGTGCGTCCGCCGCGCGTCCAGCTCACCTACGACGTGGAGAAGGGCGATGCGATCGAGCAGAAGGAAATCCCTTTCGTCGTTGGCGTGCTGGGTGACTTCAGCGGCCAACCCGAGGCGCCGTTGCCGAAGCTGAAGGACCGCAAGTTCGTCAACGTGGACCTGGACAACTTCGACGAGGTGATCTCCGGCATGGCGCCGCGTGCCGCCTTCCGGGTGCCCAACAAACTCTCCGACAACGGCGGCGAGTTCGCCGTCGAGCTGACCTTCAACTCCATCGACGACTTCCGTCCCGAGGCGGTAGTCCAGCAGGTTGAACCGCTGCGCAAGCTGCTGGAAGCGCGCTCCAAGCTCGCCGACCTGCGCAACAAGGTGGCCGGCAACGAGAAGCTCGAAGACCTGCTCAACGATGTCCTGGCCAATACCGAGCAGCTGCGGCAGCTCGGCCAGAACGACCCGGCTGACGAGGAGTAA
- the tssK gene encoding type VI secretion system baseplate subunit TssK, with product MSKVFWGEGLFLRPQHFQRQDAYHEARVQRMATTIAPYSWGLRQAEFDTQALAAGTLRAQQLSVVFPDGEFYSAPGDDLLPEAMSLEGLPDGVQSTTVHLALPLLKEHGGNCAGAPDSGGNSRYMQANRATTDLYTDAGEADLAYLGKNVRLLRDDEPRDPYVSVPVARIRRSATGGFEIDQGFVAPSLSLGSAPQLQLQLRRLLDSLQAKADALHGLHREASQSVVEFRSGDIASFWLLHTVNGAFAALSHLFRHPGLHPERLHQELLRLAGGLLTFSRSHTLADLPNYQHAQPEAGFERLFEIIRALLDTVISARYFKIALSEVKPSFHLGRLDSQRIDGDSAFYLGVSADMPANELVQTVPVRFKVGAPDDVDKCVLSALPGVKLVHAAQVPGAIPVRTGAQYFAIEARGPLYERMLKAQSLMIYVPSGVRELKLELIAVAP from the coding sequence ATGTCAAAGGTTTTCTGGGGCGAAGGACTGTTCCTGCGCCCGCAGCACTTCCAGCGGCAGGACGCGTACCACGAGGCGCGCGTGCAGCGCATGGCCACCACCATCGCGCCCTATTCCTGGGGTCTGCGCCAGGCCGAATTCGACACCCAGGCCCTGGCCGCCGGGACCCTGCGCGCGCAGCAATTGTCGGTCGTGTTTCCGGACGGCGAGTTCTACAGCGCGCCCGGCGATGACCTGCTGCCCGAGGCGATGTCGCTGGAGGGCCTGCCCGATGGCGTGCAATCCACGACGGTGCACCTCGCGCTGCCGCTGCTCAAAGAGCACGGCGGCAACTGCGCCGGTGCGCCCGACAGCGGCGGCAACAGCCGCTACATGCAGGCCAACCGGGCGACGACCGATCTGTACACGGATGCGGGCGAGGCCGATCTGGCCTACCTGGGCAAGAACGTGCGCCTGCTGCGCGATGACGAGCCACGCGATCCCTATGTCAGCGTGCCGGTCGCGCGCATCCGCCGCAGCGCGACCGGCGGCTTCGAGATCGACCAGGGCTTTGTCGCGCCCAGCCTCAGTCTGGGATCGGCGCCACAGCTGCAGCTGCAGTTGCGGCGCCTGCTGGACAGCCTGCAGGCCAAGGCGGATGCCCTGCACGGCCTGCACCGCGAGGCCTCGCAGTCGGTGGTCGAGTTCCGCTCCGGCGACATCGCCTCGTTCTGGTTGCTGCACACCGTCAATGGCGCGTTTGCCGCGCTGTCGCACCTGTTCCGGCATCCCGGGCTGCACCCGGAGCGGCTGCACCAGGAGCTGCTGCGCCTGGCCGGCGGCCTGCTGACGTTTTCGCGCAGTCACACGCTGGCCGACCTGCCCAACTACCAGCACGCCCAGCCCGAGGCCGGGTTCGAGCGCCTGTTCGAGATCATCCGCGCCCTGCTGGATACCGTGATTTCCGCGCGCTACTTCAAGATCGCCCTCAGCGAGGTCAAACCGTCTTTCCACCTCGGGCGTCTGGATTCCCAGCGCATCGACGGGGATTCCGCTTTCTACCTTGGGGTCAGCGCGGACATGCCGGCCAACGAACTGGTCCAGACCGTGCCGGTGCGCTTCAAGGTCGGCGCGCCGGACGATGTCGACAAGTGCGTGCTGTCGGCGTTGCCGGGCGTGAAGCTTGTCCACGCCGCGCAGGTTCCGGGCGCCATCCCGGTGCGTACCGGCGCGCAGTACTTCGCCATCGAGGCACGCGGCCCGTTGTACGAGCGCATGCTCAAGGCCCAATCGCTGATGATCTACGTGCCCTCGGGCGTGCGCGAGCTGAAGCTCGAGCTGATCGCCGTGGCGCCGTAA
- the alkB gene encoding DNA oxidative demethylase AlkB, with product MSGDLFAGIAAGSRLQLGDQAWLLHGFALAAADALLPALKDVIQAAPFRHMCTPGGRAMSVATTSCGTLGWVSDRGGYRYARHDPASGRDWPTMPAPMRELATAAAAAAGFPDFRPDACLINRYRPGTRLSLHQDRDEPDLGQPIVSVSLGLPATFLFGGMARSDRAVRVPLDHGDVVVWGGVDRLRFHGVLPVAPGVHPQLGAQRINLTFRRAGPAGGTTA from the coding sequence GTGAGCGGCGACCTGTTTGCCGGCATCGCCGCCGGCAGCCGCCTGCAACTGGGGGATCAGGCCTGGCTGCTGCACGGTTTCGCACTGGCCGCCGCGGACGCGCTGCTGCCGGCCCTGAAGGACGTCATCCAGGCCGCGCCGTTTCGCCACATGTGTACCCCGGGCGGCCGCGCGATGTCGGTGGCGACGACCAGTTGCGGCACGCTGGGCTGGGTCAGCGACCGCGGCGGCTACCGCTACGCCAGGCATGATCCTGCCAGTGGCCGCGACTGGCCGACCATGCCAGCGCCCATGCGAGAGCTGGCCACCGCAGCGGCCGCGGCGGCCGGTTTTCCCGATTTCCGGCCCGACGCCTGCCTGATCAACCGCTACCGTCCCGGCACCCGGCTCAGCCTGCACCAGGACCGCGACGAGCCCGACCTGGGCCAGCCGATCGTGTCGGTGTCGCTCGGACTGCCGGCGACGTTCCTTTTCGGTGGTATGGCGCGTAGCGATCGCGCCGTGCGCGTCCCCTTGGATCACGGGGATGTCGTCGTGTGGGGCGGGGTGGACCGGCTGCGCTTCCACGGCGTGCTGCCGGTCGCGCCGGGCGTGCATCCGCAACTGGGCGCGCAGCGGATCAATCTGACGTTCCGCCGCGCCGGTCCCGCCGGCGGCACGACGGCCTAA
- a CDS encoding DUF2782 domain-containing protein, producing the protein MRIVPTLLIALSLALAGCSTTGAQPDPNDPTANLRNAEVIERVQDNGDVIQEYRVNGQLKVVKVTPRRGPTYYLMDDDGDGFPDEASKDAKVYWKLFDWN; encoded by the coding sequence ATGCGTATCGTCCCGACCCTGTTGATCGCACTTTCGCTCGCGCTGGCCGGTTGCAGCACGACCGGCGCCCAGCCCGATCCGAACGACCCGACTGCCAACCTGCGCAATGCGGAGGTGATCGAGCGCGTGCAGGACAACGGCGACGTGATCCAGGAATACCGGGTCAACGGCCAGCTGAAGGTGGTCAAGGTCACCCCGCGGCGGGGACCGACGTACTACCTGATGGACGACGATGGCGACGGGTTCCCGGACGAGGCATCCAAGGACGCCAAGGTGTACTGGAAACTGTTTGACTGGAACTGA
- the polA gene encoding DNA polymerase I translates to MKRLVLIDGSSYLYRAFHALPPLTNADGEPTGALFGVVNMLRATLKENPDYIAFVVDAPGRTFRDDLDPEYKANRPPMPDDLRPQVQPMCDIVHALGIDIIRIDGVEADDVIGTLAVQAADAGIDVTISTSDKDFAQLVRSPRDGDGAARGGIALVNTMSGSRLDSDEAVLDRHGVRADQIVDYLALMGDKVDNIPGVDKCGPKTAAKWLAEHGTLDGVIANADRITGKIGENLRAALHRLPLNRTLTTIKLDVDVGRSPTELVLREQHVEDLRGLYARYGFKQALRELGGEPGDGPRDAATDAGSVRNTAAGYARNNTAATEAPDPALSAPGEYECVDTRDKLDAWIARLQGAEEFAFDTETDSLDAMRANLVGLSFAVETGRACYIPLGHDYPGAPAQLDRAEVLEALRPLLTDPARRKIGQHGKYEMHVMRRHGVPIRGYADDTMLQSFVLNATATRHDMDSLALRYLGYATTKYTDIAGKGAKQITFNQVAVDDAVNYGAEDADITLRLHRVLSARLAEEPALEKVYREIEMPLVPVLERIEANGVLVDADELRKQSADLGKRMLEAQQKATELAGRSFNLDSPKQVCALLFEELKLPALVKTPKGQPSANEEALEAIADQHELPRIILDYRSLAKLRGTYTDKLPQMINPDTGRLHTSYHQAGAATGRLASSDPNLQNIPIRTVDGRHIRTAFVAPPGRRIVACDYSQIELRIMAHLSGDEGLLRAFAAGADIHKATAAEVFGKTLDTVGGDDRRAAKAINFGLMYGMSAFGLAKQLGVSRGDAQDYIGLYFARYPGVREFMDRTREQARERGYVETVFGRRLYLDNIHARNQGLRAGAERAAINAPMQGTAADIIKRAMIGIHHWLADHAGRALMILQVHDELVFEVDAGFVDTLLEEVVARMVGAAQLRVPLLVESGVGDNWDEAH, encoded by the coding sequence ATGAAACGACTCGTACTGATCGACGGCTCCAGCTACCTCTACCGCGCCTTCCACGCGCTGCCCCCGCTGACCAACGCCGACGGCGAACCGACCGGCGCTCTGTTCGGCGTGGTCAACATGCTGCGCGCCACGCTGAAGGAGAATCCCGACTACATCGCCTTCGTGGTCGATGCGCCCGGCAGGACCTTCCGCGACGACCTGGATCCCGAGTACAAGGCCAACCGCCCGCCCATGCCCGACGACCTCCGCCCGCAGGTGCAGCCGATGTGCGACATCGTGCACGCGCTGGGCATCGACATCATCCGCATCGACGGCGTCGAGGCCGACGACGTCATCGGCACCCTGGCCGTGCAGGCGGCCGACGCCGGCATCGACGTGACCATCTCCACCAGCGACAAGGATTTCGCCCAGCTGGTGCGCAGCCCCCGCGACGGCGATGGCGCCGCGCGCGGCGGCATCGCCCTGGTCAACACCATGAGCGGCAGCCGCCTGGACAGCGATGAGGCGGTGCTCGACCGGCACGGCGTTCGCGCCGACCAGATCGTCGATTACCTGGCCCTGATGGGCGACAAGGTCGACAACATCCCCGGCGTCGACAAGTGCGGCCCGAAGACGGCGGCCAAGTGGTTGGCCGAGCACGGCACCCTGGATGGCGTGATCGCCAACGCTGACCGCATCACCGGCAAGATCGGCGAGAACCTGCGCGCCGCGCTGCACCGCCTGCCGCTCAACCGCACCCTGACCACCATCAAGCTGGACGTCGACGTGGGCCGCAGCCCGACCGAGCTGGTCCTGCGCGAGCAGCACGTGGAGGACCTGCGCGGCCTGTACGCGCGCTACGGCTTCAAGCAGGCCCTGCGCGAGCTCGGCGGCGAGCCCGGCGATGGCCCGCGCGATGCGGCGACCGACGCCGGCAGCGTGCGCAACACCGCCGCCGGCTACGCGCGCAACAACACGGCCGCGACCGAGGCGCCGGATCCCGCGCTGTCCGCTCCCGGCGAGTACGAGTGCGTGGACACCCGCGACAAGCTAGACGCCTGGATTGCCCGCCTGCAGGGCGCCGAGGAGTTCGCCTTCGACACCGAGACCGACTCGCTCGACGCGATGCGCGCCAACCTGGTCGGCCTGAGCTTCGCGGTGGAAACCGGGCGCGCCTGCTACATCCCGCTGGGACATGACTACCCGGGCGCACCGGCGCAGCTGGATCGCGCCGAGGTGCTTGAGGCGCTGCGTCCGCTGCTGACCGACCCGGCCCGGCGCAAGATCGGCCAGCACGGCAAATACGAGATGCACGTCATGCGTCGGCACGGCGTACCGATCCGCGGCTACGCCGACGACACGATGCTGCAGAGCTTCGTCCTCAACGCGACTGCCACCCGCCACGACATGGACTCGCTTGCCCTGCGTTACCTGGGCTACGCGACCACCAAGTACACCGACATCGCCGGCAAGGGCGCCAAGCAGATCACCTTCAACCAGGTGGCGGTCGACGATGCCGTGAACTACGGCGCCGAGGACGCCGACATCACCCTGCGCCTGCACCGCGTGTTGTCGGCCAGGCTGGCCGAAGAGCCCGCGCTGGAGAAGGTCTACCGCGAAATCGAGATGCCGCTGGTGCCGGTGCTGGAGCGGATCGAGGCCAACGGCGTGCTGGTCGACGCCGACGAGCTGCGCAAACAGTCGGCCGACCTGGGCAAGCGCATGCTGGAGGCGCAGCAGAAGGCGACCGAACTGGCCGGACGCAGCTTCAACCTGGACTCGCCCAAGCAGGTGTGCGCGCTGCTGTTCGAGGAGCTCAAGCTGCCGGCGCTGGTGAAGACGCCCAAGGGCCAGCCCTCGGCCAACGAGGAGGCGCTGGAGGCCATCGCCGACCAGCACGAGCTGCCGCGGATCATCCTGGACTACCGCAGCCTGGCCAAGCTGCGCGGCACCTATACCGACAAGCTGCCGCAGATGATCAACCCCGACACCGGCCGGCTCCATACCAGCTACCACCAGGCCGGCGCCGCGACCGGCCGGCTCGCCTCCAGCGATCCCAACCTGCAGAACATCCCGATCCGCACCGTCGATGGCCGCCACATCCGCACCGCCTTCGTCGCCCCGCCGGGCCGGCGCATCGTCGCCTGCGACTATTCGCAGATCGAGCTGCGGATCATGGCCCACCTGTCGGGCGACGAGGGCCTGCTGCGTGCATTCGCGGCCGGCGCCGACATCCACAAGGCGACCGCCGCCGAGGTGTTCGGCAAGACGCTGGACACCGTCGGCGGCGACGACCGCCGCGCCGCCAAGGCGATCAACTTCGGCCTGATGTACGGCATGAGCGCGTTCGGCCTGGCCAAGCAGCTGGGCGTGTCACGCGGCGATGCGCAGGACTACATCGGCCTGTACTTCGCCCGCTACCCGGGCGTGCGCGAGTTCATGGACCGCACCCGCGAGCAGGCCCGCGAGCGCGGCTACGTGGAGACGGTGTTCGGCCGCCGCTTGTACCTGGACAACATCCACGCCCGCAACCAGGGCCTGCGCGCCGGGGCCGAGCGCGCGGCGATCAACGCGCCCATGCAGGGCACCGCGGCGGACATCATCAAGCGCGCCATGATCGGGATCCACCACTGGCTCGCCGATCACGCGGGGCGGGCGCTGATGATCCTGCAGGTGCACGATGAGCTGGTGTTCGAGGTCGATGCCGGTTTCGTCGACACGCTGCTCGAGGAGGTGGTCGCGCGCATGGTCGGTGCCGCGCAGTTGCGGGTGCCCCTGCTGGTGGAAAGCGGTGTGGGCGACAACTGGGATGAAGCGCACTGA
- the icmH gene encoding type IVB secretion system protein IcmH/DotU — MNYPNPPVPHRMPSLGPAHAGLPQSGAATPRSLLELMADGFYLLMLLKRGQLPSSESGFVASIQRFLEGVERGAAKLDIAAEDIYAAKYAFCAAVDEAMLGQPSALREEWERNPLQLRLFGEHLAGEHFFDRLEELRAQGAARLPSLEVYHYCLLLGFEGKYRLEGPEKLGYLVARLGDEIVYLKGKRTGFAPHWAPPDRVTHALRRVMPLWAPLALFAVLGLGAFFTLHTMLARDTGKQLAGYQQVVQMPGKTAHVTITLP, encoded by the coding sequence ATGAACTACCCCAACCCGCCGGTTCCCCACCGCATGCCCTCGCTGGGCCCGGCCCATGCCGGGCTGCCGCAGTCCGGCGCCGCCACTCCGCGCAGCCTGCTGGAGCTGATGGCCGACGGCTTCTACCTGTTGATGCTGCTCAAGCGCGGCCAGCTGCCGTCCAGTGAGAGCGGCTTCGTGGCCTCGATCCAGCGCTTTCTGGAAGGCGTGGAACGCGGCGCGGCCAAGCTCGACATCGCCGCCGAGGACATCTATGCGGCGAAATACGCCTTCTGCGCCGCGGTTGACGAGGCGATGCTCGGCCAGCCCTCCGCGTTGCGCGAGGAATGGGAACGCAACCCCTTGCAGTTGCGCCTGTTCGGCGAGCATCTCGCCGGCGAGCACTTCTTCGACCGTCTGGAGGAGTTGCGTGCGCAGGGTGCCGCGCGGCTGCCCTCGCTGGAGGTCTACCACTACTGCCTGCTGCTCGGTTTCGAGGGCAAATACCGTCTGGAAGGCCCGGAGAAGCTCGGCTATCTGGTGGCCCGCCTGGGCGACGAGATCGTCTATCTGAAAGGCAAGCGCACCGGCTTCGCGCCGCACTGGGCGCCACCGGACCGGGTCACCCACGCGCTGCGCCGGGTCATGCCGCTGTGGGCGCCGCTGGCGTTGTTCGCGGTGCTTGGGCTGGGCGCGTTTTTCACCCTGCACACGATGCTGGCGCGGGACACCGGCAAACAGCTGGCCGGGTATCAGCAGGTCGTGCAGATGCCGGGCAAGACCGCGCACGTGACCATCACCCTGCCCTGA
- the hemF gene encoding oxygen-dependent coproporphyrinogen oxidase, whose protein sequence is MNLSASSKESDHDFARVRSYLTYLQDRICAAIEQADGSSRFGEDNWIRAEGGGGRTRILRDGAVFEQAGIGFSDVSGSTLPPSASANRPELAGAAWRAIGVSLVFHPRNPFLPTTHANVRHFRAMRDGETVASWFGGGFDLTPFYPFDEDVLHWHRTARELCAPFGGDARYEAHKRWCDEYFFVKHRNETRGVGGLFFDDLSEDFEREFGYMRAVGDGFLDAYLPIVERRKDVPHGDKERQFQLYRRGRYVEFNLVLDRGTLFGLQSGGRSESILMSLPPLVRWEYGYTPEAGSAEAKLADYLRPRDWLNELA, encoded by the coding sequence ATGAATCTTTCCGCATCCTCCAAAGAATCCGACCACGACTTCGCGCGTGTCCGCAGCTACCTCACCTACCTGCAGGATCGCATCTGCGCGGCGATCGAGCAGGCCGACGGCAGCTCCCGCTTCGGCGAGGACAACTGGATCCGCGCCGAAGGCGGCGGCGGTCGTACCCGCATCCTGCGCGACGGCGCGGTGTTCGAGCAGGCCGGCATCGGCTTCTCGGATGTCTCCGGCAGCACGCTGCCGCCGTCGGCGAGCGCCAATCGTCCGGAGCTGGCCGGAGCGGCGTGGCGCGCAATCGGCGTATCGCTGGTGTTCCACCCGCGCAACCCGTTCCTGCCGACCACCCATGCCAACGTGCGCCATTTCCGCGCGATGCGTGACGGCGAGACCGTCGCTTCGTGGTTCGGCGGTGGCTTCGACCTGACCCCGTTCTATCCCTTCGACGAAGACGTGCTGCACTGGCACCGGACCGCGCGCGAGCTGTGCGCGCCTTTCGGCGGTGACGCCCGCTACGAGGCGCACAAGCGCTGGTGCGACGAGTACTTTTTCGTCAAGCACCGCAACGAGACCCGCGGCGTCGGCGGGCTGTTCTTCGATGACCTGAGCGAGGACTTCGAGCGCGAGTTCGGCTACATGCGCGCGGTCGGCGACGGTTTCCTGGATGCCTACCTGCCGATCGTGGAGCGGCGCAAGGATGTCCCTCACGGCGACAAGGAGCGGCAGTTCCAGCTCTACCGGCGCGGCCGCTACGTCGAGTTCAACCTGGTCCTGGACCGCGGCACCCTGTTCGGCCTGCAGTCGGGCGGGCGCAGCGAATCGATCCTGATGAGCCTGCCGCCCTTGGTGCGCTGGGAATACGGCTACACGCCGGAAGCCGGCAGCGCAGAAGCGAAGCTGGCCGACTATCTGCGGCCGCGCGACTGGTTGAACGAGTTGGCTTGA